The following DNA comes from Nocardioides sp. JQ2195.
ACACGGTGCACCCGCTCGGTGGCGATCAGCGCGTAGGTGACGATGAAGATGGAGAGCGCGGCGCTGGTCAGGATCACGCGGTTCTCCTCGGCACGCCCAGTGCCTCGGCCGAGTTGGTGGGCTCCATGGCTGCGTACCAGTGCGCCAGCCGGCCGAAGCGACTCACCGACTTCAGCCGGTCCTCGACCTCTCCCACCTGGTCGCGGGCGGCGACCACGAGGACGTGGTCGCCGGTGCGCAGGGTGTCGCGCCAAGTCGGCACGAACACCTCCTTCCCGCGCGTCACCAGGGACACCGCGGAGCCGGGCGGCAGCCGGACCTCTCCCACCTCGACGCCCGACAGCCTCGACCCGGGCTCGACCTCGAAGCGGAGGAGCTGTGCGTCGAGGCGGTCGAGGGTGGCGAAGCCGATCGAGACCCGGTGGACGAAGCTGCCCTTCTCCACCCAGCGCGGCTGGCGTCCCCGTCCGATCGCCAGCCCCACGGCAAAGCCGATGGCAGCACACAGCATCCCCACCGACACGGCCAACTCCATTCCCCCAGTGAATCGGCGCCGTCGCGACCGAGGAATAGGCACCGTTCCCCATTTCCGGCGGTCGATCGCCCTCGCGGTGCACCGGACAACGGGACATACTCGGGAATCCAGCTGCCCAGCACCAGGAGGTCCTCGTGGCCAAGGAGCTAGCCACCCAGTTCGTGGAACAACTGCAGTCCGCGGGCGTCAGCCGCATCTACGGGATCGTCGGCGACAGCCTGAACCCGATCGTCGACGCCGTTCGACGAAGTGGTGGTGCCGACCGTGGCGGCATCGACTGGGTGCACGTGCGCCACGAGGAGGCCGCCGCGTTCGCGGCCTCCGCGGAGGCCCAGCTGACCGGCAAGCTCGCGGTCTGCGCCGGCTCCTGCGGCCCGGGCAACCTGCACCTGATCAACGGCCTGTACGACGCCAACCGCTCCGGCGCGCCCGTCCTCGCCCTGGCCTCCCACATCCCGAGCGTGCAGATCGGCAGCGGCTTCTTCCAGGAGACCCACCCGGACCGGATCTTCAACGAGTGCTCGGTCTACTCCGAGATGGTGAGCACCACCGACCAGGCACCCCGGGTCGTGCACTCAGCGATCCAGCACGCGGTGGCCAGGCGGGGCGTCTCGGTGGTCACCCTGCCCGGCGACATCGCCGACCTCGAGGCCACCGCCCCGACACCCTCGTGCCGCCCGTTGGAGCCGGGATCGCTCACCCCGTCGCCGGCCAGCCTCCAAGCACTCGCCGACGCGATCAACGACGCCGACAGCGTGGCGATCTTCGCCGGCATCGGTGTCGAGGGCGCCCACGACGAGGTGATCGAGCTGGCCGCACGGATCAATGCGCCGATCGGCCACTCCCTGCGCGGCAAGGACTTCATCCAGTACGACAACCCCTACGACATCGGCATGACCGGCCTGCTCGGCTACGGCGCGGCCGCCGAGGGCATCGAGGACGCCGACCTGCTGATCCTGCTCGGCACCGACTTCCCCTACGACCAGTTCCTGCCCGACACCCGCACCGCACAGGTCGACCGCACGGCCGAGCACATCGGACGCCGCACCGAGGTCGACGTACCCGTCCACGCCGACGTGCTGCCGACGCTGCGCGCCCTGATGCCGCTGGTCGAGGAGAAGACGAGCGACCGCTTCCTCAACCGGATCCTGAAGAAGCACGACAAGCTGATGAACAAGGCGGTCGGCGCCTACACCCGCAAGGTCGACAAGATCATCCCCATCCACCCCGAGCACGCCGCCTCGGTGCTCGACGACGTCGCCGACGAGGACGCGATCTTCACCGCCGACACCGGCATGTGCAACGTGTGGACAGCCCGCTACATCAGGCCCCTGGGCACCCGCCGCCTGATCGGCTCCTACCTGCACGGCTCCATGGCCAACGCGCTCCCGCACGCGATCGGGGCCCAGGTCAGCCACCCCGGTCGCCAGGTCATCTCGGTCTCCGGTGACGGTGGGCTGTCGATGCTGCTCGGTGAGCTGGTCACCGCTGCGTCGTTGAGGATCCCGGTGAAGGTGGTGGTCTTCAACAACT
Coding sequences within:
- a CDS encoding pyruvate dehydrogenase, which encodes MAKELATQFVEQLQSAGVSRIYGIVGDSLNPIVDAVRRSGGADRGGIDWVHVRHEEAAAFAASAEAQLTGKLAVCAGSCGPGNLHLINGLYDANRSGAPVLALASHIPSVQIGSGFFQETHPDRIFNECSVYSEMVSTTDQAPRVVHSAIQHAVARRGVSVVTLPGDIADLEATAPTPSCRPLEPGSLTPSPASLQALADAINDADSVAIFAGIGVEGAHDEVIELAARINAPIGHSLRGKDFIQYDNPYDIGMTGLLGYGAAAEGIEDADLLILLGTDFPYDQFLPDTRTAQVDRTAEHIGRRTEVDVPVHADVLPTLRALMPLVEEKTSDRFLNRILKKHDKLMNKAVGAYTRKVDKIIPIHPEHAASVLDDVADEDAIFTADTGMCNVWTARYIRPLGTRRLIGSYLHGSMANALPHAIGAQVSHPGRQVISVSGDGGLSMLLGELVTAASLRIPVKVVVFNNSTLGMVKLEMLVEGLPDFGVDVPDTNYAAVAEAMGFHARRVVRPTDLEDAYRAAFAHDGPALVEVITDPQALSIPPRIKGGQVLGFATAMSKIVLNKGAGEAVSMARSNMRNLPRG
- a CDS encoding TrkA C-terminal domain-containing protein, giving the protein MELAVSVGMLCAAIGFAVGLAIGRGRQPRWVEKGSFVHRVSIGFATLDRLDAQLLRFEVEPGSRLSGVEVGEVRLPPGSAVSLVTRGKEVFVPTWRDTLRTGDHVLVVAARDQVGEVEDRLKSVSRFGRLAHWYAAMEPTNSAEALGVPRRTA